In Streptomyces qaidamensis, one DNA window encodes the following:
- a CDS encoding DEAD/DEAH box helicase, whose product MTLPVALTGTDVIGQAKTGTGKTLGFGLPLLERVTVPADVEAGRAEPEALTEAPQALVVVPTRELCTQVTNDLLTAGKVRNVRVLAIYGGRAYEPQVEALKKGVDVVVGTPGRLLDLAGQKKLNLKHVKSLVLDEADEMLDLGFLPDVEKIINMLPVRRQTMLFSATMPGAVIGLARRYMSQPTHISATAPDDAGKTVANTKQFIYRAHNMDKPEMVARILQAEGRGLVMVFCRTKRTAADLADQLKQRGFASGAVHGDLGQGAREQALRAFRNGKVDVLVCTDVAARGIDVEGVTHVINYQSPEEEKTYLHRIGRTGRAGAKGIAITLVDWDDIPRWQLINKALDLGFNDPPETYSTSPHLFTDLGIPEGTKGVLPRSERKRAGLDAEELEDLGETGGRGPRGRDGRGGRGDRDESRSADRERSSSRTPRRRRRTRGGAAMDGAPESAGTTAPDITATDGAAEADAVTAPRTPRRRRRTRGGAQSEAAPVTAVESPASEQAETAVATAEGTTAEAPETAAKPRRRRTRRSETPAVETEAAVAPSAPEPAIVAEAPAAAEATLPEAAAATPRRRTRKATAASAAESAVDTAAGTTESAAEPAETKPRRTRKTAAKAEASVDTAEATEAKPRRTRKTAAAAQDTAEAPAAKPRRTRKATAAAAEAAVDTAEATEAKPRRRTRKTAETTATAEVPEATETKPRRTRKAATPAQDAVDTAEGTEAKPRRARKTAAAAVAEIPAQTAQEPETAEAKPRRTRKTAATAPDAEAAEAKPRRTRKTAAAAEAAVDTAEGTEAKPRRRTRKAAEPTEIPAQADQEPEAAKPRRTRKATTAATAAASEDATEAKPRARRTRKATAAAEFTEG is encoded by the coding sequence ATGACGCTCCCCGTGGCCCTGACGGGCACGGACGTCATCGGCCAGGCCAAGACCGGCACCGGCAAGACGCTGGGCTTCGGTCTCCCGCTCCTGGAGCGCGTCACCGTCCCCGCCGACGTCGAGGCCGGGCGCGCCGAGCCCGAGGCCCTCACCGAGGCCCCGCAGGCGCTCGTCGTCGTCCCCACCCGCGAGCTGTGCACGCAGGTCACCAACGACCTGCTGACCGCGGGCAAGGTGCGTAACGTACGCGTCCTCGCCATCTACGGCGGCCGGGCCTACGAGCCCCAGGTCGAGGCCCTGAAGAAGGGCGTCGACGTGGTCGTCGGCACCCCGGGCCGGCTCCTCGACCTCGCCGGGCAGAAGAAGCTGAACCTGAAGCACGTCAAGAGCCTGGTTCTCGACGAGGCCGACGAAATGCTCGACCTGGGCTTCCTGCCCGACGTCGAGAAGATCATCAACATGCTGCCGGTGCGGCGCCAGACGATGCTGTTCTCGGCCACCATGCCGGGCGCGGTCATCGGCCTCGCCCGCCGCTACATGTCGCAGCCCACGCACATCAGCGCCACGGCGCCGGACGACGCGGGCAAGACGGTCGCGAACACCAAGCAGTTCATCTACCGCGCGCACAACATGGACAAGCCCGAGATGGTCGCGCGCATCCTTCAGGCCGAGGGCCGCGGGCTGGTCATGGTCTTCTGCCGCACCAAACGCACGGCGGCCGACCTCGCCGACCAGCTCAAGCAGCGCGGCTTCGCCTCCGGCGCGGTCCACGGCGACCTGGGCCAGGGCGCCCGCGAGCAGGCCCTGCGTGCCTTCCGCAACGGCAAGGTGGACGTGCTCGTCTGCACCGACGTCGCCGCGCGCGGCATCGACGTCGAGGGCGTCACGCACGTCATCAACTACCAGTCGCCGGAAGAGGAGAAGACGTACCTGCACCGCATCGGCCGTACGGGCCGCGCGGGCGCCAAGGGCATCGCGATCACGCTCGTCGACTGGGACGACATCCCGCGCTGGCAGCTGATCAACAAGGCGCTGGACCTGGGCTTCAACGACCCGCCGGAGACGTACTCCACCTCCCCGCACCTCTTCACCGACCTCGGTATCCCCGAGGGCACGAAGGGCGTCCTGCCGCGCTCGGAGCGCAAGCGCGCCGGGCTGGACGCGGAGGAGCTGGAGGACCTGGGCGAGACCGGCGGCCGGGGGCCGCGCGGTCGCGACGGCCGAGGTGGCCGCGGCGACCGGGACGAGTCCCGTTCGGCCGACCGCGAGCGCTCGTCGTCGCGTACGCCGCGTCGCCGCCGTCGTACGCGCGGCGGTGCCGCGATGGACGGGGCGCCCGAGTCCGCCGGCACCACCGCGCCGGACATCACGGCCACCGACGGCGCCGCCGAGGCGGACGCCGTCACGGCCCCGCGCACCCCGCGCCGCCGTCGCCGCACCCGCGGCGGGGCCCAGTCCGAGGCGGCTCCGGTCACGGCGGTCGAGTCCCCCGCGTCCGAGCAGGCGGAGACCGCCGTCGCGACGGCGGAGGGCACGACTGCCGAGGCTCCGGAGACGGCCGCGAAGCCGCGCCGACGTCGTACGCGCCGCTCGGAGACGCCCGCGGTGGAGACCGAGGCCGCGGTGGCCCCGTCGGCCCCGGAGCCGGCGATCGTCGCCGAGGCCCCCGCCGCTGCGGAAGCCACGCTGCCGGAGGCTGCCGCCGCCACGCCGCGCCGCCGCACCCGCAAGGCCACGGCGGCGTCCGCGGCCGAATCGGCGGTCGACACGGCCGCGGGAACCACCGAGTCCGCTGCGGAGCCGGCGGAGACGAAGCCGCGACGGACCCGCAAGACGGCCGCGAAGGCCGAGGCGAGCGTCGACACGGCCGAGGCGACCGAGGCCAAGCCGCGCCGCACCCGCAAGACGGCCGCAGCGGCACAGGACACCGCCGAGGCGCCCGCGGCGAAGCCCCGGCGTACGCGCAAGGCGACGGCAGCGGCGGCCGAGGCCGCCGTCGACACGGCCGAGGCCACCGAGGCCAAGCCGCGCCGCCGCACCCGCAAGACCGCCGAGACCACGGCCACGGCCGAGGTGCCGGAGGCCACGGAGACCAAGCCGCGCCGCACCCGCAAGGCAGCCACCCCGGCGCAGGACGCCGTCGACACGGCGGAAGGCACGGAGGCCAAGCCGCGCCGCGCTCGCAAGACGGCCGCAGCGGCCGTCGCCGAGATCCCGGCCCAGACGGCTCAGGAGCCGGAGACCGCCGAGGCCAAGCCGCGGCGCACGCGGAAGACCGCCGCCACCGCCCCGGACGCGGAAGCCGCCGAGGCCAAGCCGCGCCGCACGCGGAAGACCGCCGCAGCGGCCGAGGCCGCCGTCGACACGGCCGAGGGCACGGAGGCCAAGCCGCGCCGCCGCACCCGCAAGGCTGCCGAGCCCACCGAGATCCCCGCACAGGCGGATCAGGAGCCGGAGGCCGCCAAGCCGCGCCGTACGCGCAAGGCGACCACGGCCGCCACGGCTGCCGCTTCGGAGGACGCGACGGAGGCGAAGCCCAGGGCCCGCCGCACCCGCAAGGCCACGGCCGCCGCGGAGTTCACGGAGGGCTGA
- a CDS encoding ferritin-like fold-containing protein, with the protein MTSSDKPENASDTAAAEPTSVAARDWATASADPQYRAAVVDLLGALAYGELAAFERLAEDAKLAPTLADKAALAKMASAEFHHFERLRDRLAEIGEEPTRAMEPFVAAYDGFHKQTAPSDWLEGLVKAYVGDSIASDFYREVAARLDSDSRNLVLAVLDDTGHGGFAVEKVRAAIDVDPRVGGRLALWARRLMGEALSQSQRVVADRDALSTMLVGGVADGFDLAEVGKMFSRITEAHTKRMAALGLAA; encoded by the coding sequence ATGACGAGCTCTGACAAGCCTGAGAACGCCTCGGACACCGCCGCCGCCGAACCCACCTCAGTCGCCGCCCGGGACTGGGCGACGGCCTCCGCCGACCCGCAGTACCGCGCCGCGGTCGTGGACCTGCTCGGTGCGCTCGCGTACGGGGAGCTGGCGGCGTTCGAGCGGCTCGCGGAGGACGCCAAGCTGGCGCCGACGCTGGCGGACAAGGCGGCGCTGGCGAAGATGGCGTCGGCGGAGTTCCACCACTTCGAGAGGCTGCGCGACCGGCTCGCCGAGATCGGGGAGGAGCCGACGCGGGCGATGGAGCCGTTCGTCGCCGCGTACGACGGGTTCCACAAGCAGACGGCCCCCTCGGACTGGCTGGAGGGCCTCGTCAAGGCCTACGTCGGCGACTCCATCGCCAGCGACTTCTACCGAGAGGTCGCCGCCCGGCTGGACTCCGACTCCCGCAACCTGGTGCTGGCCGTGCTCGACGACACGGGACACGGCGGCTTCGCCGTGGAGAAGGTGCGGGCCGCGATCGACGTCGACCCGCGTGTGGGCGGGCGGCTCGCGCTGTGGGCGCGGCGGCTGATGGGGGAGGCCCTGTCGCAGTCCCAGCGGGTGGTCGCCGACCGGGACGCGCTGTCGACCATGCTGGTCGGCGGGGTCGCGGACGGCTTCGACCTCGCCGAAGTCGGCAAGATGTTCTCCCGGATCACCGAGGCCCACACCAAGCGGATGGCCGCTCTTGGGCTGGCCGCCTAG
- a CDS encoding PHP domain-containing protein, with amino-acid sequence MRIDLHTHSTASDGTDSPAELVRKAAVAGLDVVALTDHDTTRGHAEAIAALPEGITLVTGAELSCRIDGISMHMLAYLFDAEEPALLAERELVRDDRVPRAQGMIAKLQELGVPVTWEQVARIAGDGSVGRPHVASALVELGVVPTVNDAFTPDWLADGGRVFVEKHETDPFEAIRLIKGAGGVAVFAHPGASKRGLTVPEAAIAEMAAAGLDGVEVDHMDHDADTRARLRGLAKELGLLVTGSSDYHGSRKTCVLGEYTTDPEVYGEITRRAFGAFPVPGAGGAV; translated from the coding sequence GTGCGTATCGATCTGCACACCCACTCCACCGCTTCCGACGGGACGGACTCGCCCGCCGAGCTGGTGCGGAAGGCCGCTGTCGCCGGGCTGGACGTCGTCGCGCTCACCGATCATGACACCACCCGCGGGCATGCCGAGGCGATCGCCGCGCTGCCCGAGGGCATCACGCTGGTCACCGGGGCCGAGCTCTCCTGCCGGATCGACGGGATCAGCATGCACATGCTGGCCTACCTCTTCGACGCCGAGGAGCCCGCGCTGCTCGCCGAGCGGGAGCTGGTCCGGGACGACCGGGTGCCGCGCGCCCAGGGCATGATCGCCAAGCTTCAGGAGCTGGGCGTCCCCGTGACGTGGGAGCAGGTGGCGCGGATCGCCGGTGACGGGTCCGTCGGGCGCCCGCACGTGGCGAGCGCGCTCGTCGAGCTCGGTGTCGTGCCGACCGTGAACGACGCCTTCACACCGGACTGGCTGGCCGACGGCGGCCGGGTGTTCGTGGAGAAGCACGAGACCGACCCCTTCGAGGCCATCCGGCTGATCAAGGGCGCGGGCGGGGTCGCGGTGTTCGCGCATCCCGGCGCGAGCAAGCGGGGGCTCACGGTGCCGGAGGCCGCCATCGCCGAGATGGCCGCTGCCGGGCTGGACGGCGTCGAGGTGGACCACATGGACCACGACGCGGACACCCGTGCGCGGCTGCGGGGGCTGGCCAAGGAGCTCGGTCTTCTCGTGACCGGGTCGTCGGACTACCACGGCAGCCGGAAGACCTGCGTACTCGGGGAGTACACGACGGATCCCGAGGTGTACGGGGAGATCACGCGGCGGGCCTTCGGAGCGTTTCCCGTGCCGGGGGCCGGCGGAGCCGTCTGA
- a CDS encoding DUF6758 family protein, with protein sequence MRGEPSCPKCGGRVRAPGLFSDSWQCDVHGTVHPVQPVIPPSVDALNVVVHRTQVPLWMPWPLPVGWLFTGVACAGDDRTGGRATAVACTGPGPLGGMGELILVAEELGVGLGARYAGMDGPDPGPHMNVEKPPQAKVLAAGRPTPLWHVAGAPDDRAVFAGEALGMWLWAVVWPEQSGLLMYDELVLTDLRDAGAEVELVPCGALSPRLLGP encoded by the coding sequence ATGAGGGGCGAACCCAGTTGCCCGAAGTGCGGTGGCCGGGTCAGGGCTCCCGGCCTCTTCTCCGACTCGTGGCAGTGCGATGTGCACGGCACCGTTCATCCGGTGCAGCCCGTGATACCGCCCAGCGTCGACGCCCTCAACGTCGTGGTGCACCGCACCCAGGTGCCGCTGTGGATGCCGTGGCCGTTGCCGGTGGGGTGGCTGTTCACGGGGGTGGCCTGCGCGGGGGACGACCGCACGGGCGGCCGGGCGACCGCCGTCGCCTGCACGGGGCCCGGCCCGCTCGGCGGGATGGGCGAGCTGATCCTGGTGGCCGAGGAGCTCGGCGTCGGACTCGGCGCGCGGTACGCCGGCATGGACGGGCCCGACCCCGGGCCGCACATGAACGTCGAGAAGCCGCCTCAGGCGAAGGTGCTGGCCGCCGGGCGGCCCACGCCGTTGTGGCATGTGGCCGGGGCGCCGGACGACCGGGCGGTGTTCGCGGGCGAGGCGCTCGGAATGTGGCTCTGGGCGGTGGTGTGGCCCGAGCAGTCCGGGTTGCTGATGTACGACGAGCTGGTGCTGACGGATCTGCGGGATGCCGGCGCCGAGGTCGAGCTGGTGCCGTGCGGCGCCCTGTCGCCGCGTTTGCTGGGGCCCTGA
- a CDS encoding NYN domain-containing protein, producing the protein MNDDLPALSARIDHTNELLQRMLAEVAKTPSTHAIFVDAGYLYAAGGRLIAGTEDRRAFDLDAEGLIDALIDKARTIFADSRLLRVYWYDGARRRIHTAEQQTIAELPDVKVRLGNLNANNQQKGVDSLIRSDLESLARHRAISDAALLGGDEDLVSAVEAAQGYGARVHLWGIEAPEGRNQAEPLLWEVDSQRTFDLDFFKPYVSRRTAPAYETAAGRPTREDVRFVGAQIAAKWLAARGRDTLVELLPGHPYLPGSVDQDLLVEAEGLLQYSLRGQADLRRALRDGFWDHLRTQY; encoded by the coding sequence ATGAACGACGATCTCCCGGCCCTCAGCGCCCGCATCGACCACACCAACGAGCTGCTCCAGCGCATGCTCGCCGAGGTGGCGAAGACGCCCTCGACCCACGCGATCTTCGTCGATGCCGGGTACCTGTACGCGGCCGGAGGACGCCTCATCGCCGGCACGGAGGACCGCCGCGCTTTCGACCTGGACGCCGAAGGCCTGATCGACGCCCTCATCGACAAGGCCCGCACGATCTTCGCGGACAGCCGGCTGCTGCGGGTCTACTGGTACGACGGCGCCCGCCGCCGCATCCACACGGCCGAGCAGCAGACCATCGCGGAGCTGCCGGACGTCAAGGTGCGCCTCGGCAACCTCAACGCCAACAACCAGCAAAAGGGCGTCGATTCGCTCATCCGCTCCGACCTGGAGTCCCTCGCCCGGCACCGCGCCATCAGCGACGCGGCCCTGCTCGGCGGCGACGAGGACCTGGTGTCGGCGGTGGAGGCGGCCCAGGGGTACGGCGCCCGGGTCCACCTCTGGGGCATCGAGGCCCCGGAGGGCCGCAACCAGGCGGAGCCCCTCCTGTGGGAGGTCGACAGCCAGCGCACCTTCGACCTCGACTTCTTCAAGCCGTACGTCTCCCGCCGCACGGCCCCCGCCTACGAGACGGCCGCCGGCCGGCCCACCCGCGAGGACGTGCGGTTCGTGGGCGCGCAGATCGCGGCGAAGTGGCTGGCGGCACGCGGCCGGGACACACTGGTCGAGCTGCTGCCCGGCCACCCGTACCTGCCCGGCTCGGTGGACCAGGACCTGCTCGTGGAGGCGGAGGGTCTCCTGCAGTACTCACTGCGCGGCCAGGCGGACCTGCGGCGGGCACTGCGGGACGGCTTCTGGGATCACCTGCGGACGCAGTACTAG
- a CDS encoding DUF3107 domain-containing protein: protein MEVKIGVQHAPREIVLESGQTAEEVERVVAEALAGKSQLLSLVDEHGRKLLVPADRLAYVEIGEPAPRKVGFGAL from the coding sequence GTGGAGGTCAAGATCGGCGTGCAGCACGCGCCCCGCGAGATCGTTCTGGAGAGCGGTCAGACTGCCGAGGAGGTCGAGCGCGTGGTCGCCGAGGCACTGGCAGGCAAGTCGCAGCTGCTGAGCCTCGTGGACGAGCACGGCCGCAAGCTCCTCGTCCCGGCCGACCGTCTCGCGTACGTCGAGATCGGTGAGCCGGCCCCGCGCAAGGTGGGCTTCGGCGCGCTGTAG
- a CDS encoding alpha/beta fold hydrolase, with amino-acid sequence MTSRPAFPPPPGARAYLLRTARGEFAVVDSSPAAGEEGRGVVLMLPGFTGSKEDFRLLHEPLAQRGYRVVAVDGRGQHESDGPLDDESAYAQRELARDVLAQAEALGGPVHLVGHSLGGQIARAAVLLDHSPFVSFTLVSSGPAEISVSQQQRVKLLRDALAVLSMEEVWEAIQAMGPPEEVGGPARGLGDQDQLRRRWLGHSPAQLLATGRQLCTEPDRVAELAAVPLPFHVLSGAHDDTWPVALLDDMALRLEAHRTVVTGAEHSPNADRPIPTAHALADFWDGIGPGPSKAAAGTP; translated from the coding sequence GTGACCAGCCGCCCCGCCTTCCCCCCGCCCCCGGGCGCCCGCGCCTACCTCCTGCGCACCGCGCGCGGCGAGTTCGCCGTCGTCGACTCGTCGCCGGCGGCGGGTGAGGAAGGCAGGGGAGTCGTCCTGATGCTGCCGGGGTTCACCGGGAGCAAGGAGGACTTCCGGTTGCTGCACGAGCCGCTCGCACAGCGGGGGTACCGGGTCGTCGCCGTGGACGGGCGGGGGCAGCACGAGTCGGACGGTCCCCTGGACGACGAATCCGCCTACGCCCAGCGGGAACTGGCGCGGGACGTGCTCGCGCAGGCCGAGGCGCTGGGCGGGCCCGTCCACCTCGTGGGGCACTCGCTCGGCGGGCAGATCGCCCGTGCGGCCGTGCTGCTCGACCACTCCCCCTTCGTCTCCTTCACGCTGGTCTCGTCCGGCCCGGCGGAGATCTCCGTCTCCCAGCAACAGCGCGTGAAGCTGCTGCGGGACGCGCTCGCCGTGCTGTCGATGGAGGAGGTGTGGGAGGCCATCCAGGCCATGGGACCGCCGGAGGAAGTCGGCGGGCCCGCCCGCGGCCTCGGTGATCAGGACCAGCTGCGCCGCCGCTGGCTCGGCCACAGTCCCGCACAACTGCTCGCGACCGGACGTCAGTTGTGCACCGAGCCGGACCGGGTGGCCGAACTCGCCGCCGTCCCGCTGCCGTTCCACGTCCTGTCGGGCGCGCACGACGACACCTGGCCGGTGGCGCTCCTCGACGACATGGCCCTGCGGCTGGAGGCGCACCGCACGGTCGTCACCGGGGCCGAGCACTCCCCCAACGCCGACCGGCCGATCCCGACGGCCCACGCCCTCGCCGACTTCTGGGACGGCATCGGGCCGGGCCCGTCGAAGGCCGCTGCCGGCACGCCCTAG
- a CDS encoding MarC family protein produces the protein MFDVAVFGSLFLTLFVIMDPPGITPIFLALTAGRPGKVQKRMAFQAVCVAGGVITVFGLLGHQILNYLHVSVPALMIAGGLLLLLIALDLLTGKTDEPKQTKDVNVALVPLGMPLLAGPGAIVSVILAVQKAHSVATQVSVWAAIIAIHVVLWLVMRYSLVIIRIIKDGGVVLVTRLAGMMLSAIAVQQIINGVTQVIQGS, from the coding sequence ATGTTCGACGTCGCCGTCTTCGGCTCCCTGTTCCTGACCCTCTTCGTCATCATGGATCCCCCGGGGATCACCCCGATCTTCCTCGCGCTCACCGCCGGCCGGCCCGGCAAGGTGCAGAAGCGGATGGCCTTCCAGGCCGTCTGCGTCGCCGGCGGTGTGATCACCGTGTTCGGTCTCCTCGGGCACCAGATCCTTAACTACCTGCACGTGTCCGTGCCCGCGCTGATGATCGCGGGCGGGTTGCTGCTCCTGCTGATCGCGCTGGACCTGCTCACCGGCAAGACCGACGAGCCGAAGCAGACCAAGGACGTCAACGTCGCCCTCGTACCGCTGGGCATGCCGCTGCTGGCCGGGCCCGGCGCGATCGTGTCGGTCATCCTCGCCGTGCAGAAGGCCCACAGCGTCGCCACCCAGGTGTCGGTCTGGGCGGCGATCATCGCCATCCACGTCGTGCTGTGGCTGGTGATGCGCTACTCGCTGGTGATCATCCGGATCATCAAGGACGGCGGTGTGGTCCTGGTGACCCGCCTCGCCGGCATGATGCTCTCCGCGATCGCCGTGCAGCAGATCATCAACGGCGTCACGCAGGTGATCCAGGGCAGCTGA
- a CDS encoding trypsin-like serine peptidase, which translates to MSVTDRSHQELHEQAADEAARRYEDSAAERERVEGRLAAGVRFPDSPDALAVRADRILDRGGLSPSAVVADIHREAMDLPDANERIIDLSNELQAWSFLPRGVRAGATVARITLRRDGRELPHGTGFLVSPRLMMTNHHVLPDESFARRCFAEFNAQVTADNLPDTVVRMELDPGTFFAADRRLDFALVAVAPTLDGPPPGEIFGWNRLSVQLGKLVLGEKVNIIGHPSGRLKEIALRDNAVLVRLDDFVHYTTDTEPGNSGSPVFNDQWEVVALHHSGVPKKDDQGRVLRKDGRPWQQGDGDDAIDWVANEGVRISSILKHLAGLDLDPARRALLAEMGPDAGLDQAMTTAPAPGAQPQGTTAVPGVTIPSVPEAATTAPRAGGERPRVGLRARAGAFGGRQHLVFLHGRDQQDNYPDELRRTWTAGLNRGLTLATLPPLDPEDVWFPFYGTRLHDLVSVRESAAGPIGLDQLSAAAAAEMFAAESPTGSYERLLYEAAARAGMPQNGPATTEGFGAGLVGVLHRPLAWLAAKSDLDEWTIATFLRDVDLYLGDSAVRQAVLDSVMETMPTSGELVLVTHSLGTVVGVDLLTRLPESLDPVLLVTAGSPLGLDGVNERLLTRGPHQPPRVRDWVNVWCPTDTVAIGCPLEDERWGKLTQLAVPNGRERAHKMDEYLGHPGPAREIRGVLRA; encoded by the coding sequence ATGTCGGTGACGGACCGGTCACACCAGGAACTGCACGAGCAGGCAGCCGACGAGGCCGCACGGCGCTACGAGGACTCCGCCGCGGAGCGCGAGCGGGTGGAGGGCCGGCTGGCGGCCGGTGTGCGGTTCCCCGACTCCCCGGACGCCCTCGCCGTGCGCGCCGACCGGATCCTCGACCGGGGCGGTCTGTCGCCCTCGGCGGTGGTGGCGGACATCCACCGCGAAGCCATGGACCTGCCCGACGCCAACGAGCGGATCATCGACCTGTCCAACGAGCTCCAGGCCTGGAGCTTCCTGCCGCGCGGGGTCAGGGCCGGGGCCACGGTCGCCCGGATCACGCTGCGGCGCGACGGCCGCGAGCTGCCGCACGGCACCGGCTTCCTGGTCTCGCCGCGGCTGATGATGACCAACCACCACGTCCTGCCCGACGAGAGCTTCGCGCGCCGCTGCTTCGCGGAGTTCAACGCCCAGGTCACCGCAGACAACCTGCCCGACACGGTCGTCCGGATGGAGCTCGACCCCGGGACCTTCTTCGCGGCGGACCGGCGGCTCGACTTCGCCCTCGTGGCGGTCGCGCCCACCCTGGACGGCCCGCCTCCGGGCGAGATCTTCGGCTGGAACCGGCTGAGCGTGCAGCTCGGCAAGCTGGTGCTCGGCGAGAAGGTCAACATCATCGGCCACCCCTCGGGGCGGCTGAAGGAGATCGCACTGCGCGACAACGCGGTGCTGGTCCGCCTCGACGACTTCGTGCACTACACGACCGACACCGAACCGGGGAACTCCGGCTCCCCCGTCTTCAACGACCAGTGGGAGGTCGTGGCGCTGCACCACAGCGGCGTGCCCAAGAAGGACGACCAGGGCCGCGTCCTGCGCAAGGACGGCCGGCCCTGGCAGCAGGGCGACGGCGACGACGCCATCGATTGGGTCGCCAACGAGGGCGTCCGGATCAGCTCGATCCTCAAGCACCTGGCCGGGCTGGACCTCGACCCGGCGCGGCGTGCCCTGCTGGCCGAGATGGGTCCGGACGCCGGCCTGGACCAGGCCATGACCACCGCGCCGGCCCCCGGGGCACAGCCGCAGGGGACGACCGCGGTACCGGGTGTCACGATCCCCTCGGTCCCCGAAGCCGCCACGACGGCCCCCAGGGCCGGGGGCGAGCGGCCCAGGGTCGGGCTCCGGGCCCGCGCCGGCGCCTTCGGCGGCCGTCAGCACCTGGTCTTCCTGCACGGCCGTGACCAGCAGGACAACTACCCCGACGAGCTCCGCCGTACCTGGACGGCCGGCCTGAACCGCGGGCTCACCCTCGCCACGCTCCCTCCGCTGGACCCGGAGGACGTGTGGTTCCCGTTCTACGGCACGAGACTGCACGACCTCGTGAGCGTCAGGGAGAGCGCGGCCGGGCCCATCGGCCTCGACCAGCTGAGCGCCGCCGCTGCCGCCGAGATGTTCGCCGCGGAGTCGCCCACGGGCTCCTACGAGCGACTGCTCTACGAGGCGGCCGCCCGGGCCGGCATGCCCCAGAACGGTCCGGCGACCACGGAGGGTTTCGGCGCGGGCCTGGTCGGCGTGCTGCACCGGCCGCTGGCCTGGCTCGCCGCCAAGTCGGACCTGGACGAGTGGACCATCGCCACGTTCCTGCGGGACGTCGACCTGTACCTCGGGGACAGCGCCGTACGGCAGGCGGTGCTGGACAGCGTCATGGAGACGATGCCGACCAGCGGCGAGCTGGTGCTGGTCACGCACAGCCTGGGCACGGTCGTGGGGGTGGACCTCCTGACCCGGCTCCCCGAGAGCCTCGACCCCGTGCTGCTGGTCACCGCGGGCAGCCCGCTCGGCCTGGACGGGGTCAACGAGCGGCTCCTCACCCGCGGCCCGCACCAGCCGCCCCGGGTGCGTGACTGGGTGAACGTCTGGTGCCCCACGGACACGGTGGCCATCGGCTGTCCCCTGGAGGACGAACGGTGGGGGAAGCTCACCCAGCTGGCCGTCCCCAACGGCCGCGAGCGCGCGCACAAGATGGACGAGTACCTCGGCCACCCGGGACCGGCCCGGGAGATCCGCGGTGTCCTGCGCGCCTGA
- a CDS encoding TetR/AcrR family transcriptional regulator: MTAIEQTEAVRPRGTRLPRRARRNQLLGAAQEVFVAQGYHAAAMDDIAERAGVSKPVLYQHFPGKLDLYLALLDQHCESLIQSVRNALASTTDNKQRVRATMDAYFAYVEDDGGAFRLVFESDLTNEPAVRERVDKVTNECAEAICDVIAEDTGLSRAESMLLASGLGGLAQVVARSWLHSDRSVPRDQAVQLLTSLAWRGIAGFPLHGMDQPHH, encoded by the coding sequence GTGACAGCCATCGAGCAGACAGAGGCGGTTCGCCCGCGGGGCACACGCCTGCCGCGCCGTGCCCGACGCAACCAGCTTCTGGGCGCCGCCCAGGAGGTCTTCGTGGCCCAGGGCTACCACGCGGCCGCGATGGACGACATCGCCGAGCGCGCGGGCGTCAGCAAGCCGGTGCTCTACCAGCACTTCCCGGGCAAGCTCGACCTCTATCTCGCACTGCTGGACCAGCACTGCGAGTCGCTCATCCAGTCCGTACGGAACGCGCTCGCGTCGACCACCGACAACAAGCAGCGCGTCCGGGCGACGATGGACGCCTACTTCGCCTACGTCGAGGACGACGGCGGCGCCTTCCGCCTGGTATTCGAGTCGGACCTGACGAACGAGCCCGCCGTGCGCGAGCGCGTCGACAAGGTCACGAACGAGTGCGCGGAGGCGATCTGCGACGTCATCGCCGAGGACACCGGCCTGTCGCGCGCGGAGTCCATGCTGCTCGCCTCCGGCCTGGGCGGCCTGGCCCAGGTGGTGGCGCGGTCCTGGCTGCACAGCGACCGCAGCGTGCCGCGCGACCAGGCCGTACAGCTGCTCACGTCGCTGGCGTGGCGCGGTATCGCGGGCTTCCCGCTGCACGGCATGGACCAGCCGCACCACTGA